From the Colletotrichum lupini chromosome 10, complete sequence genome, one window contains:
- a CDS encoding methyltransferase, which yields MATAPKDQQDSADIKSRLKESYDAIATEYNEWTLRQTSLRIEYLEKLMEKLLTAKPLSGQMSLVLELGCGCGLPVTERLLTAPDTYVTANDLSTTQIDVARKNLAKHGTDRVSFVEGDMMKLEFSEGSFDAVIAMYSIIHLPREEQTEMIRRVAKWLKPGGLLLANFASKDLPAVVNEEWLHEKGWMYWSGWGADATVEQLKEAGFEVLVRDIVDDKDDAEFLWVMAKK from the coding sequence ATGGCAACTGCACCCAAGGACCAGCAGGACTCGGCAGACATCAAGTCCCGCCTCAAAGAGTCCTACGACGCCATCGCCACCGAATACAACGAATGGACCCTCCGCCAGACCTCCCTCCGCATCGAGTACCTCGAGAAGCTCATGGAGAAGCTCCTCACCGCGAAGCCCCTGTCGGGCCAAATGTCTCTCGTCCTCGAGCTCGGCTGCGGCTGCGGCCTCCCCGTCACCGAGAGGCTCCTCACCGCGCCCGACACCTACGTCACCGCAAACGACCTCTCCACCACCCAGATCGATGTCGCCCGCAAGAACCTCGCCAAGCACGGCACCGACCGCGTCTCCTTTGTCGAGGGCGACATGATGAAGCTCGAGTTCTCCGAGGGGTCGTTCGACGCCGTCATTGCCATGTACAGCATCATCCACCTGCCCCGTGAGGAGCAGACCGAGATGATCCGCCGCGTCGCCAAGTGGTTGAAGCCTGGTGGGCTGCTGCTCGCCAACTTTGCGTCAAAGGACTTGCCGGCCGTCGTGAATGAGGAGTGGCTTCATGAGAAGGGGTGGATGTACTGGAGCGGTTGGGGTGCTGATGCGACTGTGGAACAGCTCAAGGAGGCCGGGTTCGAGGTTCTTGTCAGGGATATCGTCGATGACAAGGACGACGCCGAGTTCCTCTGGGTCATGGCGAAGAAATGA